In Setaria viridis chromosome 5, Setaria_viridis_v4.0, whole genome shotgun sequence, the genomic stretch agcttggcgccaagatccacgaCGCCAAGCTTGGCGTCACGATGGCTGGCATCAAGCTCCCGCCACGTCAGCATTCGAATCAGCAGCTGCGTATGGACCTTAGCGCCAGGAAAGCTAGCGCCAAGACGTGTAAGCTGGCACCAAGCTAAGGATCCAGATTTTGAAATAGTTCCACCAAAaacgtatttgtgagaatctttcttaaaaaggaaaaaaacaaaaaagacggGAGCCTATGCCTATCTTTTCTATCAGCGCATGGGCGGAGCTTCCGGGTGGTTCGTGCCGAAATCCAGCCCAAAGCCCAGTACATTCCTGCTTTCATCtgattttcaaaagaaaaaaacgtTCCATTCCACGTTTGCCTGTTCAAATAGGAGTTGAACTACCCGGTATTTGTATGTATTTGTATTTAGAAAATTATATATGTTTGTACATTAGAGTTATAGTGTTTAAAAATTTTATGCTAAGTTGGATCACCTTAACTAAAATCCTTATCTAAAATCCTAGCTACGCGCCATATCTCTTTAATAGCTTGCAGTTCCTTGCAAGGAGGTGAAGTTTACTTAGAACATAATAAAATAGCCGAGTAAATAAATCGATCTAATAAAATAGCCGAGTAAATAAATCGATCTTGATATATGATCATGTAAGCTCAGACTCCCTTGGTAGGATTTCTTCACCAGTTTTTGGTGAAACCCTACGAAAGGGCAATTTCAAAATGACTCCACCGCCAAAGCAGGGAGAAGGCACAAATGGCTTACACTAAAGAGGAGGAGCAAAAAAGTGGATTCACtagcttctcctccctctccaagcattaaATGACCATAAAATTAACCATATTGGCATTGAGAAGCTATTTCACCAAATGTTTTTCCAAAACGTCTTCAGCTCCACTAAAGAAGTTACTCCACCAGAGGAGTCGGAGCCGCAGCTATTTTGGCAGGAACCGAAGTTCTGCCAAATGAGGTCTTAGTTGCCGTTGCATTCCCAAATCTCTCAACTTTTTAAAACTATCTCTCTGCTTTTTTTGAGTGTACATTCTCAAATCTCAAGGTGGCATTCGAAGTCTTTCTTCACTAGTACGTACAGCCGATCTTGAACATTTCATATAaattgattcaacattttttgaacAAAATGTTGGAACAATACaataaaaatattgaaatgGTATATTTTGAATGTTGATTTTGTATACAAAATGTTGATTCAACGTTTAGCAATACCATGAACAACACCGCAGTAGCAATGGAGCGTGTGGGGGCGTCGCTAGCGAGCTGCAGTGGTGGGTCGACGCCAATGAGCGGTGCGCACAGCACACGAGGTGCTGCAGAGGTGCGCGGGGCCATGAGCCAAGCGCGACGGTGTGCGGGGCCACGAGCCAAGGGGGTGTCATGCGGAGGCtatgggcgtgattggttgcaaagaAGGGGGCCGTCCAGAATGGATGGGATGTACTGGATGGTGGGAGACGGGATAGAGCGATACAGGgaggtttgtttggttgcactttaCTGTCGTCCTGAATCATGcgaggttgtgtttggttgtatGGGTTGTATCATTGTCGTGTATGAGAAGAGACACCAGATCGTGTTTGGTACGTAGAATGGGACCAGATCGGAGCACCCTAGCACCATATTGGTGAGGTTACCAACAATGTTCATGAACATAAGCTATTTTGATATTACAAAGGTTGATCGTGATGAACTACTTCCAAAGACAATTAATTACTACTAGCAGtacaataataacaataaattgtAGCATAACTATGATATGGAGCCAACTAAGTTTATTTGCCATCTTTTTCGAACCGATAGTCGCTTCTTTGACATCTTCATCACCAGTTGACTCTAGGAAAGATGCAATTGCCTCCTCTTTGGAACTAAAACTCTTGTAGCAACAATTAGGATAACCGGTGACCTGCTGATGACAGGTTACCCAAGTTGCATACACTCCAGGCTTCCTACCACGGTACACAACGTACCAAGCCATTGTGCCttagaaagaaaatgaaacttGATTCAATTGCAAAGGTAGAtgaatgataaaagaaaatgTGGAAATTAAACTATTGGCCTCAGATTTTATTTGCATCTTCTCTTaaccttgagcttggagcatcagtgacactaGATGAATACCAGACCACAAACAGTAAGACAATGGCAACATAAACAGCATGTCATTGGCAACAGAATGACAAGTATGACAACAGCACAACCAGAAAAAAGGAACAAGCAGTACCAAAGAGGTCGACAACAAAAACAATATGACAGAAGCATGACAGGTTACCCAATTTGCAACAGAGGCAACAGAAACCATCCTAGGACTGCCAACAGAAATAGCAACCTTTGAGCAACCATCCCAGGACAACATCTGAGCAACAACAGAAGTTTGGAGAAGCAGTACCAAGGTATAGGTGGCAACAACATCAAATTGCTTGGGTAACCAAGATAGGTAACTCCATATGCATATTATCCAATTTGCATAGGTATATGTTTGGTAATAGCAAGTCTGATATGGTAAGTTAGAAAAAAATTAGCCTCAGATGTTATTTTCAACTTcccttgatcttgagcttggagcatcagtgacacaacAGGAAAATAAGACCAAAAACAGTAGCACAATGGCAACAGGAACAATAGCAATGTCACCAGAAATAACAGCATAGGCACAACATGGACAATAGCTGAGCAACAGCACAAGCATAAGTAAGGAACATGCACTACTAGTTGgcaacaagaacaacaacatcAATGTCATGGTCCCTcgcaagctcaaggtcatctgatgCTACCCATATAGTTTTAATTGGGCAAATAAGTTTGTCATCATAGGCATTTTGTCTTACCTTAAATAACATAAGTAACCATCAAGACAGTAGATCAATAGCAGAGCAGAAACAGTAGGACAATGGCAATGGAAACAGCAGGACATTGCCAACAAAAAGAGCAGTAACAGCACATCGACAACAACACAACCAGAAATAAGGAACAGCCAGTTTGCAAAGGTAGgtcgacaacaacaacaatgtgaCCTAACCATGACAGGTCACCCAATTTGCATATTACCCAATTTGCAAAGGTAGATGTATGATAAAAGCAATTGTGATGTACTAACTGTTGGCCTCATATTTTATTTCCATCTTCTCTTGACCTCAGAAAGGGGAGCATCAGTGGCACAATGGCAAAAGAAGACCAGAAACAGTAGCatattggcaacagaaacaacagGAGTGCCAACAGAAAGAGCAGTACCAAGGGATAGGTGCAACAACATCAAATTGGTTGGGTAACCAAGACAGGTAACTCCATATGCATATTATCCAATGTGCATAGGtatgggcgtgattggttgcaaaggtCCCACCGTCCGCTGCATGACCCCGAAGCATCCCGTGCACTCTCGCAGGAGTGACACAAGAAGAAAATAAGACCAAAAACAGTACCACAATGGCAACAGGAACAACAGCAATGTCACCAGAAATAACAGTGCCAGCAGAACATGGACAATAACTTAGCACCAGCACAAGCATAAGTAAGGAGCATGCAGTACTAGTTGGCAACAAGAACAGCAAGATCAATGTCATGgtccctcacaagctcaaggtcatctgatgCTACCCATTTACTTGTAATTGGGCAAATAAGTGTGTCATCATAGACATTTTGTCTTACCTTAAATAACATAAGTAACCATCAAGGCAGAAGGAagcaaccaacacataggaaaTGCTGAAAAGATGGACTTACCAGGTATCCAGAAGCAGTAGCAGGTCTTAATAACAAGAACAATGGCATAGTCAGTCAGAAGCTCAAGGTCATATGATGGTACCCATGGGGCAAATAAATTTATCATGAACAGCACAAccagaaaaaaagaacaagcaGCAAGTCTGATATGCTAAGTTACAAAAGAATTGGCCTCAGATGTTATTTTCATCTTCAGACCAAAATAAGACCAAAACCAGTAGCACAATGGCAACAGGAACTATAGCACAGTCAACACAAAAAACAGCAGTAGCACAACATGGACAACAGCTCAGGAACAACACAACCATAAGTAAGGAACATGCAGTACCAGTTGGCAATAAGAATCACAAGATCAATGTCATagtccctcacaagctcaaggtcatctgatgATACCCATATACTTCTAATTGGGCAAATAAGTTTGTCATCATAGGCATTTTTTCTTACCTTAAATAACAAAAGTAACCATCAAGGTAGAAGGAAGCAACCAACATATAGGAAAGGATGAAAAGAAGATGGACTTACCATGTAGCAGTTcttaagaagaagaacaagaccAACATATGCATCCATGAATTCAGAACATGTATCcaagatgaaagaaaaatacCATCACCAGCACATGAACCACCAGGAAACCTCAATTTAGCAGACTAAAGACTTGGCATCCATCACATTGACCAGGTGTAGGTGTTCATGTTTACACACCCAACAGATCCCTCCAAACCACCTTTAGCAGATGGAACCATGTAGCCTATGCTATACAAAAATATTTGCAGCATTGGAAATATCCCAAATGGTGTCTCTACCCTCACCATCAGTGGTTAGTGCTAACCCAAAATGTCAGACTACAGCATAGGCAAGCAAAATATCATATAACGGTCCTTAACCACCTAGAGGAAGTTAGATTGGCTGAGGTAGGTCCTAAGCCAAAGGATCCTATGGGCTTCACTCatctgaacaaagcataggcCTTCTGCTTTGTTCTTCAGCAAGTACACAAGTGCAAACATCAAGGCCTCCTGTGATTACCCAGGACAGGACATGACACAACCATAAAGATCTGCATGGACCTCATTGTGCTGAGGAGCTTTCAGGGCTTCTGCAACAGAGGCAACAGCAACAGTCATACCATGCATCAGCTGGTATTCTTCCTcacccaacttcctccttttaCCACCTCTCCCTTCCTTATCATCAGAACTCTTAGAGGTGTCCAGCCCATTGGAGGCTACATTTTTCTTACCAGAATCACCCTCATTCCCATCTAAATTAATTGTCTCTGTTGCAAGATCCCCCCCCCCTCAAGGTGTCCAAGGTCAGTAGGTACACCTAAAGGTTCATTGGAACCCATGGCAAACCTACCAGTAGCCTGACTAGACCCAAAAATGGCCTCCATTTGGACATAGTTCTCAATTGGGGTGTTCAAGAACTTGGCATCAGCAGGATGATCCTAGTTGGGCAAAAGGTTGTGCAACAGTTAGAGATAAGGGTAACTATTAATGTCATAACAGTGAGGTATATGTAAGATGTGGCCTAACCTTAGTGTGCCCTATCAGATGCTCCTCCTCAAGGACTATCATATAATGGTCCTCATTCCAGAGAGCACCACTGAGGTCCTTGAGCCTAGCAATCTTAACCCACCTCTGTCTCCACTTGCGTAGGTGGTTATAAATTTGGTTGGTGGTAACATTCACTTCAGCAAAATCAGAAACCATCCTAGCAACTTGCCTAACATGCACTTCCTTGAAGCCTTTGTCAGTTTTGACCCCTTGCCCAACCAGATCATGAAACCTCCTAAGCATGAAGGCTGACTGAACACTGGTCCATTGCATTGGCCCCCCAGGCTGGGCTCCATTGGGTGGAGGGGCTGCTGGGAACACTTCCTCCACAGCAGCCACCCCACCCTCGGCCCCTGCCTCATTGACAACACCAACCACATCCTCACCCATCACAGCCATGTCCTAACCATCATACCATAACAAAAACAAACACCAAAGCACTTAGAAATCAAACATGAAAGTAAGTACTGCATGCAAATATCATACCAAGTTGTATTGTTCATGATTGCAGTTACACATCATAGCAAAGTACCAAGGTCTCAGACCATATTACAAATTCATCAATGCTAGTTAACAGTACATGACCCCAAATACTTAAGTGCAATTAAACTCTAGAAGATCCCCTATTCTGCCACATTTGTGCAGCCCATGCATCCCTTTGCTGTGCCCAGGTTCCATTATCAGCACTATGTTCTGGCTCAGGGGGGGTATCAGTGGAGTTAGGAGTCCAAGCAGCTTCAGTGGGAACATGTTCATCTTGTCCATGCCTAAGTATCCAATTGTGCAGAATACAACAGGCAAGAACCAACTTAACTTAGGTTTTGTAAGGATGGAAAGGCTTGTTATCAAGGATTCTGAATCTATTCTTTAAAGCACCAAAGGCCCTCTCTACTGTCACCCTAAGGGAAGAATGCCTCAGGTTAAACAACTCTCTTTGATTTTGTGGCCTATTTGAACCAAACTCCCTCAAGTGGTACCTTGTACCACGATATGGCGGCAGGAACCCAGGCCTggctgcatatccagcatccacAAGATAGAATTTCCCTAGACAATGTAACAAATGGAGATGATTTATCAGTTTAGTGTGTGCAAGTATTGTTGCCATGTGTGTATGTGAGTTATGGTACCTTGTGGGACTGTAAGACCATCTGCCCTTTCAAGAGCATCTGATAAAATCAGAGCATCATGTGCAGATCCCTCCCAACCAGCAAGCACATATGTGAACCTTAGATCAAAGTCCACTGCTGCAAGTACATTCTGAGTGATGGTGTGCTTCCTGCCTCTAAAGGCAGCTTGCATCTTCAAAGGCACTCTAGCTAAGACATGTGTCCCatcaattgctcctatgcaatcctaaaaataaaaagcCATATTAACAGGTTGGTACCATATTGGTCAGGTCAATTGGGTTGCAATTAGGAAAGGGCCAccaaccttgaaatatgggttccatctccTGCTGCCAAGGATCCTAGGATGGACACTAGTGGATGCTGGAACAATCAACTCATTTCTCAACTCACCAACTGCATACAAGACTTGATGAAAGAACCTACTAATAGTTTCAGGTGACCTCCTAAATGTCATGTTAATGACCCTGAACCTTTGGTTGTGTCCCACTACATGCAAGAACATTGCTACCTGTTCTTCAACAGTGGCATGGATGCTATCCACAACCAACTCTCTAGTCCTAAACAGGTCACACAGTTGGAAAAAAGGTGCCCTTCTCATCCTTAGCAGGTTGACACAATGCATATCATCAGATTCATAAATGAATCTGAGGTTGCTATTCCTCTCTCTGTCCCTCTCTGCCATGGGACCATAGGTAATAGATCGAGCATCCTCACTTCTCCTTCTAAACCACAAGAAAAAccaagcagcaacagcagcaacaagagcagTCGCAGCCCGGCGCCTACCTTGGAAGTCCATGTCTAACAATACAATGCAGTGTTCATTAGAGCTCAGTATACAAAAACTTGGGGTCATGTTGTTAACCAAGCAAACATTCTGAACTACATTTTATCCTAGACGCGGCTGCCACACCCGAAGGTGCTCCTCCGGCGGCAAGGAATCATCATCGACCTAGGCACTTTGCTCAGCTAACTAGGGCGTCATTGGTTGCAAAGCAGTAAGCCATGATTTCAGGACTCAAGAAATCAGATCCACAAATATACACGACAACCTTAGATGCGCATAAGAACGAACATAGGGTTCATCAAAACCATAAATGCAGATGCACAAACAACATAGGGTGGATGAAAACCAACCAAGATGTACCGTCGCAGGACCGGCGGAGGCACAGGGTGCCGCCGGAGGACCCCGACCCACACAAGAACCGAACAAAAATTCAGATCGACCTCTACACATGTGAGAACCATAGATCTGCATCAGAAAAAGTACCTACGGTTCATCACAACCTTAAATCCACAAAAGGAGCGCACGGATCTGACATAAGAATAGCCTAGGGTTCATCGACAACAACCAAAAAAATACGAATCGACAGATCAGCGGGGGAGAGGGGATCAAGCAGCGTAAAAAGGAGGGGGAGATGTACCGTCGCAGCACCACTGGGGGCACAGGGCACCACCGGAGTACCTCGAGCCACCGGCGAACCGAGGTcgaacaggaggaggaagaggagaaggcgcaccggggaggaggggagcgaaGAAAATGGCCCGAGGATGGGAGGTCACCGTAACCTCCCGCGCCTTTAGCCCCGATACGGTGCCATCTCCCGCCCTCCGCCGAAATCTTTCCGCCAGCATCGCGCCATCCCGGCTCGCGAGAGAAGGTACGCTCTGGGCGGATGGGGCGATGCGGGATGGAgtgagggaaaggaacggggggggggggggtgcgccGTTTCGGTTCCGGGAGGCAAACCGAACACGCGACAGTGCATGGGATGCTTCGGGGTTATGCAGCGGACGGTGGGACGcgggcaaccaatcacgccctatgAGAACGGCAGTGCGCGGAGTCACAGCTGGGGCACCGGAGCGTGGGGTAGCACGTGGGGGCACCGGAACCGGCAGCGGCATGTTGGGCCGATGGAGAGCTGGGGCGGTGCAGGCAGAAGGTCGCGCGCGTGCGCCATAGAGATTGACATCGAGCGCTAGAGTGGTGGCAGGGCACAGGGGCGTGGAGTCGGCGAACTAGGGTTGAGTACAGCTATAGAGTAGAGATACATCCAACGGATGAAATTGCTGGCACGAAATCAAATAATGGAAGTTggattataattttttttaagttatatATATTTCCGATAAtgtatatcatatatatatatatgtattaaAAAATTCGAGaataacaacaaaaaaaaacagacctGGGAATCTCTCCTCCTATCCTTTCTGCCCAAAACATGTACAGCAACAGTTCCCCTCTCTCTTTCCCACCGGACGGCCCACACATGGCCCAATTTTTGCCGACTCAAGACGACGACCGCTCCCACTCTTTGTCCTCTTCGTTCCTCCGCCCTCACCGTGCCACACCGCCCGGGGAACGGTGGGGGAGGCGGCTCGGCGAGGCGGCCGGAGTAGAGGATGATCTACACTGCGATTGACACCTTCTACCTGACGGACGAGCAGCTGCGGGACTCGCCGTCGCGGAAGGATGGGATCGACGAGGCCACCGAGACCGCGCTCCGTGTCTACGGATGCGACCTCATCCAGGAGAGCGGCATCCTCCTCAGGCTGTATCCTCTTTTTTACTACCGCCCCTCTTGCTAATCCGGCCTCCATTCCGTGTCCAAGTCCACTCGTTAGGGCCTTTGGGGGTTTCTGAAGGGTCCTAGGGTTTCCTAGGGTTTGGTAGTTAGTTTCCGTTGGATGGCCTATTACTAATTCAGCTCTTTCAAGTGTGGTTTCTAGGTCATTTGATTTCTTCTAGCAATAGTTCCATTGATTTTGCCTGGGATTaggttgttttgttttgtagaTTTGTGGATTCTTTGTGTTATGGATCAATGAGGCGTTTCCACTTCGAATTCTAGTAGCTTTGCTTAGTTAAACCGGATAGTTATTGATAACTTGTGACTGGATGCCTTTAGGTGTCTCTGGATTTATTTCTACTGTGCTAATGTCATTTTAATTGTAAAAATTAGCTTTTTCTGAAGTCACTATGATCTTGTTAGATACCAAATCAGCAAtttgcacattttttttttcagaatagGGTGATCCACATTTATTAGCTGTTTTGTCGCATGATTTATCCTCGTCAATGAAATACAGTGCTTGGCTGAATACAGTGATATCTTTAGTGAATAGTGTGCTTCCACACTATTACTCTGCCTTTTGTTGTTAGGTCTTACATTCTGCCAGTTTCATAACCATAAAAATATAATCTAGAAAAGAATGATTGAAAGAATATAAGCGTTGATTCCATCTTGTATTTGATTTAGAATTACAGAAAGCAGTACATATGAGCCCATGTTATAAATGATATAGTGAAGTACAAAACTTTGTTTTCATTACAGACAATTTGAGATTATCACAATGATTGGCATGCCAACTCTTCACAATATTCACCGTTTCAGTGTTATTTACAATTACATGTTTTAATAAAGAATAGAGAGTTCTATTTGGGTTTTAAATATTTTCTATGTAACTTGAACTTAGCTGGACCTCATGCTCTCACAATATTTACAATTATgtattttatttagagaattCTTTTCGGATTTTAAATATTTTCTATGTACCTTGAACATAGCTGGACCTCATGCTCTCACAATCGGGTTTTTCTGtgtatttaaaatttatttgtTTGGGGATTCCTTGACTAACCAAAGACCACAAGCAGTGATGGCCACAGCACAAGTATTGTTCCATCGCTTTTACTGCAAGAAATCATTTGTTCGATTTAGTGCAAAGGTAAATATCTTTGTCCTCAGTCACTCTGATTGAACCATTTTTAGTCTTTTCTGAGTTGAACTAACGGATCTGTTTGCTTATGCTCGCAGAGAGTTGCTGCTAGCTGTGTTTGGCTGGCAGGGAAGTTGGAGGAGAGTCCTAGGAAATCGAAGCATATTATATTTGTATTCCACAGAATGGAATGCAGGAGAGAAAACTTGCCAATTGAATACTTAGATGTCTTTTCAAAGGTATATTTTGTTCAACTCCACATAATTTCAGTTTCTTTACCTTTGAAACCTCCCTGCACTTTTAGGCTTATGGTAAGAAGTTAGAATCATCGCTTTTGTTTTCTTATTCTTGTTGATTGTATCCTAGTATGATGTTGATTTACTTCATTTTGAAGAATCCGATGATTATCCTAACTGATGGGTTGACCCTAATCTTTGCTACAGAAATACTCAGAACTGAGGCATGACCTGATAAGGACAGAACGACATCTGTTGAAGGAGATGGGTTTTATTTGCCATGTCGAACACCCCCATAAGTTCATATCGAACTACCTTGTAACACTTGAAGCCCCTGAGCTAACTCAAGAGGCATGGAACCTTGCCAATGATAGGTAGGTACTTCTTGTCCCAGATTGCCAATTTTGATGTAATTATAGTCATTGTTGAACTCATGGATGATCtacttattctttttttttttttggggggggggggggggcacgcAGGAAGTAGTATTTTTACATGTTCCAATTTAGTTGTGACTTTGTAACACTAGCTGACCATGAATTTTGAGTAATGAATAATGTCTTTTGGTTTGAGAAGAACTCTTAAGTTTGTGTGAGCAGCAGTTCCAGTCCCATAAGTTGTGCTAGTGCATTTCTATCCTATTATGAACTAAATTATTGTCATCAAGTTGTTGTAATCCATGTTAACATAAATTTTCTATCCAAGACATGTAGACGATTGCTGTGCTGAGTGTCGACAACCCCTTTACTTTTTATCCCTTTGGGGGACAGAAACAGTAGAAAGAAGAGATCAATACATAAACAAAAGCAACTATGCATCTTTCTTCTTCAATCAATAAAAAGATacagctctcctgcatgtttGAAAAAGGAGCAACTATGTATGCAAAAGATAAAGGGGTAGACAAGGAAAAAATGGATAGCCCAAACCAGGAAGCGATGGGCATTTTCAATAGGATATATCGAACAACTAGACATCTCAGAATAATGACAGTGTACCACACCATTGCGACTTTGTTTGGGGATCTTCAACTCATTTTGCCAATTGGATCTTCATTCTAATGGGGGATTCACAATCATTTTGGGCTTTGAATATTGAAGTCCCAGACAGTCAGACACtaggggggtgtttggtttgaggaaccAATCCATTCTAGATGAGGTGGTGCATCATAAGTTCATTCCTCAAATTTGGTGGAATACCCCATTCCTCATACTAGTACTAATTATTAGCTTGTGAGGAATGAGGTGGTGTTGGATCTACTCATTCCATTTCACAAACCAAACAACAAAGTGAGTGAGAAGATGATGGACTAGCTCAttcttgtattttctttttgcatttgGATTGTGCACTTCTATTAACATATTCTATATTTGTTTTGTATATCAGCTTGAGGACAACTCTGTGTGTGCGATTCAAGAGTGAAGTGGTAGCATGCGGAGTTGTGTATGCTGCAGCCAGGAGACGTGGTATTTCCCTTCCTGAGGATCCTCCGTGGTGGACTGTCTTCGATGCTGATGAAGCTGGAATTCAAGAAGTTTGCCGGGTTCTTGCTCACCTCTACAGCCTCCCCAAGTCGCAATACATACCAGTGTATAAAGACAATGATTCCTTTACTATTAGGACACCAGATCCACAGGCTTCAAAGGTTAATACATAGTACCACTCAAAATGATTGGACTCATGTAGTTTACCTTTTTAAGAATGATTACTGAATTAACTGGCACTTATTTGCAGGAAAGTCCTGCAAGTGCTGTTGCTAGTGATAAGGGTACTCCTGTACCCTCCAGTTCTAGCCAGGAGAAGGATTCAGTGACGAAGGCTGCACCAAACAAGGTCAAGGAAAAAAGTGACGACGAAGCTAAGCCATTGCTTGCTGAACTCAATGGAAAACAAGACCCGGCGGCGAGTTCGAAGAGTGAGAAATCAGAGTTGGGAGTTGACCGGAGTcgggaaagagaaagagaaagatcaAGAGGGCGGGACCGTGATGGCAGGGGTAGGGATTCTGATCGTGATAGTAGGGGCCGTGACTCGGATCGTGAAAGGGACAGGAGACGTCGTTCTAGGGAAAGAAGTTCAGGTATGGCAGCGAACCAACCTGGTTTTAGTTATCTAGTTTGAAGCATGCTACGGCATTCTCAGATGATTTGATGTATCTCTAATGCAGGACATTCAGACAAGGAGAAGTCAAGGCGCCAGTCGTCACGAGGTATGGTGTATTTGCCCAGCAGCCTCCCTAGATGCCCCCAAACTGGTTCTACTCATGATTTATGTTTTCTCATTTTGCTGTCGTGTTACATTTTTCCAGACCGGGGTGACTACTACAGT encodes the following:
- the LOC117858091 gene encoding cyclin-L1-1 is translated as MIYTAIDTFYLTDEQLRDSPSRKDGIDEATETALRVYGCDLIQESGILLRLPQAVMATAQVLFHRFYCKKSFVRFSAKRVAASCVWLAGKLEESPRKSKHIIFVFHRMECRRENLPIEYLDVFSKKYSELRHDLIRTERHLLKEMGFICHVEHPHKFISNYLVTLEAPELTQEAWNLANDSLRTTLCVRFKSEVVACGVVYAAARRRGISLPEDPPWWTVFDADEAGIQEVCRVLAHLYSLPKSQYIPVYKDNDSFTIRTPDPQASKESPASAVASDKGTPVPSSSSQEKDSVTKAAPNKVKEKSDDEAKPLLAELNGKQDPAASSKSEKSELGVDRSRERERERSRGRDRDGRGRDSDRDSRGRDSDRERDRRRRSRERSSGHSDKEKSRRQSSRDRGDYYSSHSSREKDRHRHH